A genomic stretch from Phycisphaerae bacterium includes:
- a CDS encoding DUF58 domain-containing protein, giving the protein MSESYDDYRRYLDPAVLAQIGALDLRARLLVEGYISGMHRSPAHGFSVEFAEHRKYCQGDDLRFLDWKVYGRTDKHYIKEYEQETNLRLLLAVDCSESMSYRSAASPMSKREYAITIAAAMSYLALQQADAVAVATFDDVVRRTSRASNNPGKWKGVVHELSHAPVGPRTSFRAVFDALAETLAHRHLVVILSDLFGPSAEITAGIQHLRHQRHEPLVLQVLDHAELTFPFTRPLELVGLESSGRQVAEPRVVREQYLKSIQGFIGEIRRACHEHRTDFEVLDTSAPVNIALAAYLSTRAARARRFAG; this is encoded by the coding sequence ATGTCCGAAAGTTACGACGATTATCGACGCTACCTGGACCCGGCGGTGCTGGCGCAGATCGGGGCGCTGGACCTGCGTGCCCGACTGCTTGTTGAGGGGTATATTTCGGGGATGCACCGATCGCCGGCGCACGGGTTCTCGGTGGAGTTCGCCGAGCATCGCAAGTACTGCCAGGGCGACGATTTGCGTTTCCTGGATTGGAAAGTCTACGGCCGTACCGACAAGCACTATATCAAGGAATACGAGCAGGAGACGAACCTGCGGCTCCTCCTGGCCGTGGACTGTTCGGAGTCCATGTCCTATCGCTCGGCGGCGTCGCCGATGTCCAAGCGCGAATACGCCATCACCATCGCCGCCGCCATGTCGTACCTGGCGCTGCAACAGGCTGACGCCGTCGCGGTCGCTACGTTCGACGACGTCGTGCGGCGGACAAGCCGCGCCTCCAACAATCCCGGCAAATGGAAGGGCGTCGTCCACGAACTGTCCCATGCCCCCGTGGGCCCGAGGACCTCGTTTCGAGCAGTCTTCGATGCGCTGGCCGAGACGCTGGCGCACCGCCACCTCGTCGTAATTTTGAGCGATTTGTTCGGACCATCGGCGGAGATTACGGCGGGGATTCAGCACCTTCGCCATCAGCGTCACGAGCCGCTGGTGTTACAGGTGCTGGACCATGCAGAATTAACTTTTCCGTTCACGCGGCCGCTGGAATTGGTCGGCTTGGAGTCGTCGGGCCGCCAAGTCGCCGAACCGCGCGTCGTCCGCGAGCAATATTTGAAGTCGATCCAGGGATTCATCGGAGAAATTCGTCGGGCCTGTCACGAGCATCGCACTGATTTTGAAGTCCTCGATACGAGCGCGCCGGTGAACATCGCGCTGGCCGCTTACCTGTCCACGCGCGCAGCGCGGGCGCGGCGATTCGCGGGGTGA
- a CDS encoding MoxR family ATPase encodes MEAVRMLAASRERIRRELSKAIVGQNEVIDQLLICLFARGHCILEGVPGLAKTRAIRSLAQTLSLSFARIQFTPDLMPSDITGTEIIEENKATGVRQLRFVNGPVFANVILADEINRTPPKTQAALLEAMQEYQVTAAGFTHRLPRPFFVLATQNPIEQEGTYPLPEAQLDRFMFKVLVDYPSEEEELRIIGLTTTAADPAIERVFSDEDILALQEIVRRVPCPDHVMRYAMRLARATRPARLAARRADERDHPVLKFISDYVSWGAGPRASQNLVLAGKARAILDGRYHVATEDIQAVAHPVLRHRIVTNFNAEAEGIGVDQLVDWLIRDVPAHMTPDLEAVGASRVLST; translated from the coding sequence ATGGAAGCGGTCCGTATGCTCGCAGCGAGCCGGGAGCGGATTCGTCGGGAGCTGTCCAAGGCCATTGTCGGCCAAAACGAGGTCATCGATCAGCTTCTGATCTGCCTGTTCGCCCGGGGGCATTGCATCCTCGAGGGAGTCCCCGGACTGGCCAAGACGCGGGCCATCCGGTCTCTCGCCCAGACTTTGAGCCTGTCGTTTGCCAGGATTCAATTCACGCCCGACCTGATGCCCAGCGACATCACCGGGACCGAGATCATCGAGGAGAACAAAGCGACCGGCGTGCGCCAGCTTCGCTTCGTGAACGGGCCGGTTTTTGCCAATGTGATCCTGGCGGACGAGATCAATCGTACTCCGCCGAAGACGCAGGCGGCATTGCTCGAAGCGATGCAGGAATACCAAGTCACGGCGGCGGGGTTCACCCATCGACTACCGAGGCCGTTCTTCGTCCTTGCGACCCAGAACCCGATCGAGCAGGAGGGCACGTATCCACTGCCGGAAGCGCAGCTCGACCGTTTCATGTTCAAAGTGCTCGTCGATTACCCCTCGGAGGAGGAAGAGTTGCGGATCATCGGTTTGACGACGACCGCCGCCGATCCGGCGATTGAGCGCGTATTCTCGGATGAGGACATCCTGGCCTTGCAGGAGATCGTTCGCCGCGTCCCCTGTCCGGACCACGTCATGCGCTATGCGATGCGCCTGGCCCGCGCCACGCGGCCGGCGCGGCTGGCGGCGCGCCGCGCCGACGAGCGCGATCATCCGGTACTCAAGTTCATTTCTGATTACGTCAGTTGGGGCGCGGGACCGCGGGCTTCGCAGAACCTCGTCCTTGCGGGCAAAGCCCGCGCGATCCTGGACGGCCGATACCACGTCGCGACGGAGGATATTCAGGCGGTCGCGCATCCGGTCCTGCGACACCGAATTGTGACGAACTTTAACGCCGAAGCCGAGGGCATCGGCGTGGATCAGCTCGTCGACTGGCTGATTCGCGACGTGCCGGCCCACATGACGCCGGACTTGGAAGCGGTGGGGGCGAGTCGCGTGCTCAGCACGTGA